The following are encoded in a window of Lonchura striata isolate bLonStr1 chromosome 33, bLonStr1.mat, whole genome shotgun sequence genomic DNA:
- the LOC110476860 gene encoding ubiquitin carboxyl-terminal hydrolase MINDY-1 isoform X2 has protein sequence MAHLGNCILATQPRDTSEGLQLNFQQNISDTMTVLPKLSTGLDVNVRFTGVSDFEYTPECIVFDLLNIPLYHGWLVDPQSPEQVQAVGRLSYNQLVEKIITCKHASDSSLVSQGLVAEQFLESTASQLTFHGLCELTARAREGELGVFFRNNHFSTMIKHKGHLYLLVTDQGFLQEEGVVWESLHSVDGDSCFCDAEFHLSHPLGKEGATAAPPDPRRQQRQVDQDYMVALSLQQGLDSPSVLSDLELARQLQHEEYQQHHPHPHPHPAAPQLLPAQAGGRLAGERRQRQRPDLDCTLL, from the exons ATGGCACATCTGG GGAATTGCATCCTGGCCACCCAACCCCGGGACACCTcggaggggctgcagctgaACTTCCAGCAG AACATCAGCGACACCATGACGGTCCTGCCGAAGCTCTCGACAGGGCTGGACGTCAACGTCAGGTTCACGGGGGTCTCAGATTTCGAGTACACCCCCGAGTGCATCGTCTTCGACCTCCTCAACATCCCACTCTACCACGGCTGGCTGGTGGacccccag agcccggagcaggtCCAGGCCGTGGGCAGGCTCAGCTACAACCAGCTGGTGGAGAAGATCATCACCTGCAAGCACGCCAGCGACTCCAGCCTGGTGAGCCAAG ggctGGTGGCCGAGCAGTTCCTGGAGTCCACGGCCTCGCAGCTGACCTTCCACGGGCTCTGCGAGCTCACGGCCCGCGCCCGCGAGGGCGAGCTCGGCGTCTTCTTCCGCAACAACCACTTCAGCACCATGATCAAGCACAAG GGCCACCTTTACCTGCTGGTGACGGACCAGGGCttcctgcaggaggagggggTGGTGTGGGAGAGCCTGCACAGTGTGGATGGGGACAGCTGCTTCTGCGACGCCGAGTTCCACCTCAGCCACCCCCTGGGCAAGGAGGGGGCCACCGCGGCCCCCCCGGACCCCCGGCGGCAGCAGAGACAAGTGGACCAG GATTACATGGtggccctgtccctgcagcaggggctggacTCGCCCTCCGTGCTCAGCGACCTGGAGCTGGCACGGCAGCTGCAGCACGAGGAGTACCAGCAGcaccatcctcatcctcatcctcaccctgctgctcctcagctgctcccagcacag gcggGCGGGCGTCTGGCCGgagagcggcggcagcggcagaGGCCGGATTTGGACTGCACCCTCCTGTAG
- the LOC110476860 gene encoding ubiquitin carboxyl-terminal hydrolase MINDY-1 isoform X1 encodes MAHLGNCILATQPRDTSEGLQLNFQQNISDTMTVLPKLSTGLDVNVRFTGVSDFEYTPECIVFDLLNIPLYHGWLVDPQSPEQVQAVGRLSYNQLVEKIITCKHASDSSLVSQGLVAEQFLESTASQLTFHGLCELTARAREGELGVFFRNNHFSTMIKHKEEGVVWESLHSVDGDSCFCDAEFHLSHPLGKEGATAAPPDPRRQQRQVDQDYMVALSLQQGLDSPSVLSDLELARQLQHEEYQQHHPHPHPHPAAPQLLPAQAGGRLAGERRQRQRPDLDCTLL; translated from the exons ATGGCACATCTGG GGAATTGCATCCTGGCCACCCAACCCCGGGACACCTcggaggggctgcagctgaACTTCCAGCAG AACATCAGCGACACCATGACGGTCCTGCCGAAGCTCTCGACAGGGCTGGACGTCAACGTCAGGTTCACGGGGGTCTCAGATTTCGAGTACACCCCCGAGTGCATCGTCTTCGACCTCCTCAACATCCCACTCTACCACGGCTGGCTGGTGGacccccag agcccggagcaggtCCAGGCCGTGGGCAGGCTCAGCTACAACCAGCTGGTGGAGAAGATCATCACCTGCAAGCACGCCAGCGACTCCAGCCTGGTGAGCCAAG ggctGGTGGCCGAGCAGTTCCTGGAGTCCACGGCCTCGCAGCTGACCTTCCACGGGCTCTGCGAGCTCACGGCCCGCGCCCGCGAGGGCGAGCTCGGCGTCTTCTTCCGCAACAACCACTTCAGCACCATGATCAAGCACAAG gaggagggggTGGTGTGGGAGAGCCTGCACAGTGTGGATGGGGACAGCTGCTTCTGCGACGCCGAGTTCCACCTCAGCCACCCCCTGGGCAAGGAGGGGGCCACCGCGGCCCCCCCGGACCCCCGGCGGCAGCAGAGACAAGTGGACCAG GATTACATGGtggccctgtccctgcagcaggggctggacTCGCCCTCCGTGCTCAGCGACCTGGAGCTGGCACGGCAGCTGCAGCACGAGGAGTACCAGCAGcaccatcctcatcctcatcctcaccctgctgctcctcagctgctcccagcacag gcggGCGGGCGTCTGGCCGgagagcggcggcagcggcagaGGCCGGATTTGGACTGCACCCTCCTGTAG
- the CERS2 gene encoding ceramide synthase 2, which yields MFQTLYSYFWWERLWLPANLTWADLEDRDGRVYAKASDLYITLPLAFVFLVVRHLFETYVATPLAGLLNVKEKVRLKATPNAVLEKFYAATTKHPKQADVEMLSKKSGCTVRQVERWFRRRRNQDRPSLLKKFREASWRFTFYLIAFIAGMAVIVDKPWFYDLREVWKGYPIQSMLPSQYWYYMIELSFYWSLLFSIASDVKRKDFKEQIIHHVATIILISFSWFANYTRAGTLIMALHDSSDYLLESAKMFNYAGWRNTCNNIFIVFAAVFIITRLVILPFWIMHCTVVYPLDLYPAFFGYYFFNFMMVVLQLLHIFWAYLIIRMAQKFITGKVVEDERSDREETDNSEEEEEVAKNGPLSNGHPVLNNNHRKTD from the exons ATGTTTCAGACCTTGTACAGCTATTTTTGGTGGGAACGGCTCTGGCTCCCGGCAAACCTCACCTGGGCTGACCTGGAGGACCGGGATGGGCGAGTCTATGCCAAAGCCTCTGACCTGTACATCACCCTCCCCTTGGCCTTCGTCTTCCTCGTTGTCCGGCACCTCTTTGAGAC GTACGTGGCCACCCCCCTGGCCGGGCTCCTGAATGTCAAGGAGAAGGTCCGGTTAAAAGCCACCCCCAATGCCGTGCTGGAGAAGTTTTATGCTGCCACCACCAAACACCCGAAGCAG gccgACGTGGAGATGCTCTCCAAGAAGAGCGGCTGCACCGTGCGCCAGGTCGAGCGCTGGTTCCGCCGCCGCCGCAACCAGGACCGGCCCAGCCTGCTCAAGAAATTCCGGgaggccag TTGGAGATTCACCTTTTACCTTATTGCTTTCATTGCTGGCATGGCTGTCATAGTGGAT AAACCCTGGTTCTACGACCTCCGGGAGGTGTGGAAGGGATATCCCATCCAG AGCATGCTGCCCTCGCAGTACTGGTACTACATGATCGAGCTCTCCTTCTACTGGTCCCTGCTCTTCAGCATCGCCTCCGACGTCAAGCGCAAG GACTTCAAAGAGCAAATCATCCACCACGTGGCCACCATCATCCTCATCAGCTTCTCCTGGTTCGCCAACTACACCCGTGCCGGGACGCTCATCATGGCCCTGCACGACTCCTCGGATTATCTGCTGGAG TCTGCCAAGATGTTCAACTACGCCGGCTGGAGGAACACCTGCAACAACATCTTCATCGTCTTCGCCGCCGTCTTCATCATCACCCGCCTGGTCATCCTGCCCTTCTG GATCATGCACTGCACGGTGGTTTATCCGCTGGATCTCTACCCTGCCTTCTTTGGCTACTACTTCTTCAACTTCATGATGGTGGTGCTGCAGTTGCTGCACATCTTCTGGGCCTACCTCATCATCCGCATGGCCCAGAAGTTCATAACTGGAAAG GTGGTGGAGGATGAGCGGAGTGACCGTGAGGAGACGGACAActcggaggaggaggaggaggtggccaAGAACGGGCCCCTCTCCAATGGCCACCCTGTCCTCAACAACAACCACCGCAAGACCGACTGA
- the LOC144247749 gene encoding uncharacterized protein LOC144247749, producing GDGIPGAGDEIPSAWGTIPNTGDEIPGVGDGNPDTGDGIPNVGDAIPSTGDGIPSVGDGIPSTGYRIPDVGVAIPGTRETIPNVGDAIPSAGDTIPGTDDGIPNVGDTIPSTGDTITGTGDEIPNVGDTIPGAGDTIPSTGDTIQGTGDEIPNVGDAIPSTGDAIPSVGDGIPSTGDRIPHVGDAIPGTRETIPGTDDGIPSVGDTIPCASDTIPSTGDTIPGTGDTIQGTGDEIPNVGDTIPNTGDTIPNVGDTIPGTGDTIPSTGDEIPNVGDTIPGTGDGIPGTGDTIPSTGQREGGSGPEGPPRGSPEVQPLQEWGSPQELGSPWEWGSPQELGSPRELGSPRELGSPQELGSPRELGSPRELGSPPAAPRARPPARDEDFYCVKWIRWKGQRTPVVTQSENGPCPLLAILNILLLQWKGKGPGDVPQPPLAAPR from the exons GGGGACGGAATTCCCGGAGCTGGGGACGAGATTCCCAGTGCTTGGGGCACAATTCCCAATACTGGGGACGAGATTCCTGGTGTTGGGGACGGAAATCCCGATACTGGGGATGGAATTCCCAATGTTGGGGATGCAATTCCCAGTACTGGGGACGGAATTCCCAGTGTaggggatggaattcccagtaCTGGGTACAGAATTCCCGATGTTGGGGTTGCAATTCCCGGTACCAGGGAGACAATTCCCAATGTTGGGGATGCAATTCCCAGTGCCGGTGACACAATTCCCGGTACTGATGATGGAATTCCCAATGTTGGTGACACAATTCCCAGTACCGGTGACACAATTACTGGTACTGGTGATGAAATTCCCAATGTTGGTGACACAATTCCCGGTGCTGGTGACACAATTCCCAGTACCGGTGACACAATTCAGGGTACTGGTGATGAAATTCCCAATGTTGGGGATGCAATTCCCAGTACTGGGGACGCAATTCCCAGTGTaggggatggaattcccagtaCTGGGGACAGAATTCCCCATGTTGGGGATGCAATTCCCGGTACCAGGGAGACAATTCCCGGTACTGATGATGGAATTCCCAGTGTTGGTGACACAATTCCCTGTGCTAGTGACACAATTCCCAGTACCGGTGACACAATTCCCGGTACCGGTGACACAATTCAGGGTACTGGTGATGAAATTCCCAATGTTGGGGACACGATTCCCAATACCGGTGACACAATTCCCAATGTTGGGGACACGATTCCCGGTACCGGTGACACAATTCCCAGTACCGGTGATGAAATTCCCAATGTTGGGGACACAATTCCTGGTACTGGTGACGGAATTCCTGGTACTGGTGACACAATTCCCAGTACCGGGCAGCGGGAAGGGGGGTCCGGCCCCGAGGGACCCCCGAGGGGCTCCCCTGaggtgcagcccctgcaggagtGGGGGTCTCCCCAGGAGTTGGGGTCCCCATGGGAATGGGGGTCTCCCCAGGAGTTGGGGTCTCCCCGGGAGTTGGGGTCCCCCCGGGAGTTGGGGTCTCCCCAGGAGTTGGGGTCTCCCCGGGAGTTGGGGTCTCCCCGGGAGTTGGGGTCCCCGCCGgccgccccccgggcccggccccccgCCCGGGATGAGGATTTCTACTGCGTCAAGTGGATCCGTTGGAAAGGGCAGCGGACGCCGGTGGTGACGCAGAGCGAGAACGGGCCCTGCCCGCTCCTGGCCATCCTCAACATCCTCCTCCTGCAGTGGAAG GGGAAGGGGCCCGGGGATGTTCCTCAGCCCCCTCTGGCCGCCCCCAGGTGA